Proteins encoded by one window of Clostridium perfringens:
- a CDS encoding short-chain-enoyl-CoA hydratase, with amino-acid sequence MELNNVIFEKEGNIGVLTINRPKALNALNSETLKDLDTAIDHIEKQDDIYVVILTGAGDKAFVAGADIAEMKDLNEEEGKEFGLLGNKVFRRLENLDKPVIAAINGFALGGGCEISMACDIRIATTKAKFAQPEVGLGITPGFGGTQRLPRIVGPGKAKELIYTGDMIKADEALRIGLVNKVVEPENLMEEAMSLAKKISNNAPIAVKLCKDAINRGIQVDIDSAVVIEAEDFGKCFATEDQTEGMSAFVERREKNFKNK; translated from the coding sequence ATGGAATTAAATAATGTAATCTTTGAAAAAGAGGGAAACATTGGGGTTTTAACAATTAACAGACCTAAGGCATTAAATGCACTAAACTCAGAAACTTTAAAAGACTTAGATACTGCTATAGATCATATAGAAAAACAAGATGATATATATGTTGTTATTTTAACAGGTGCTGGAGATAAAGCATTTGTTGCAGGCGCTGATATAGCAGAAATGAAAGATCTAAATGAAGAAGAGGGTAAAGAATTTGGACTTTTAGGTAATAAAGTGTTTAGAAGATTAGAAAATTTAGACAAGCCTGTAATCGCTGCTATAAACGGTTTCGCTTTAGGTGGTGGATGTGAAATTTCTATGGCTTGTGATATAAGAATAGCAACTACAAAGGCTAAGTTTGCTCAACCTGAGGTTGGATTAGGAATAACTCCAGGATTTGGTGGAACTCAAAGATTACCAAGAATAGTTGGACCTGGTAAGGCTAAAGAACTTATTTACACAGGAGACATGATAAAAGCTGATGAAGCTTTAAGAATTGGTTTAGTAAATAAGGTTGTTGAACCAGAGAATTTAATGGAAGAAGCAATGTCATTAGCTAAGAAGATATCTAATAATGCACCAATAGCTGTTAAGTTATGTAAAGATGCAATCAATAGAGGAATTCAAGTTGATATAGATTCAGCAGTAGTTATAGAAGCTGAAGATTTTGGAAAATGTTTTGCTACAGAAGATCAAACAGAAGGTATGAGTGCTTTTGTAGAAAGAAGAGAAAAGAACTTTAAAAACAAGTAA
- a CDS encoding acyl-CoA dehydrogenase, which yields MNFQLTREQELVKQMVREFAQNEVKPIAAEIDVTERFPMENVKKMAKLGMMGIPFSKEYGGAGGDTLSYILTVEELSKVCATTGVIVSAHTSLCASLIDQFGTPAQKEKYLTPLAKGEKLGAFGLTEPGAGTDAAGQQTTAVLEGDNYILNGSKIFITNGGVADTFIIFAMTDKSQGTRGISAFIVEKNFPGFSIGKLEEKMGIRASSTTELIMENCVVPKENLIGREGKGFGIAMKTLDGGRIGIAAQALGIAEGALEEAVAYMKERKQFGRSLSAFQGLQWMVAEMDTKIEAARFLVYKAACLKEEGKPYSIDAARAKLFAADVAMEVTTKAVQLFGGYGYTKEYPVERMMRDAKITEIYEGTSEVQKMVIAGSILR from the coding sequence ATGAACTTTCAATTAACAAGAGAACAAGAATTAGTTAAGCAAATGGTTAGAGAATTTGCTCAAAATGAAGTTAAGCCTATAGCTGCAGAAATAGATGTAACAGAAAGATTCCCTATGGAAAATGTTAAGAAAATGGCTAAACTAGGAATGATGGGAATTCCTTTTAGCAAAGAATATGGCGGAGCTGGTGGAGATACTTTATCTTACATCTTAACTGTTGAAGAATTATCAAAAGTTTGTGCTACTACAGGAGTTATAGTTTCAGCTCATACTTCATTATGTGCTTCATTAATAGATCAATTTGGTACTCCAGCTCAAAAAGAAAAATATTTAACTCCACTTGCAAAAGGTGAAAAATTAGGTGCTTTTGGATTAACTGAACCAGGAGCAGGTACAGATGCTGCAGGACAACAAACTACAGCTGTATTAGAAGGAGATAATTATATCTTAAACGGAAGTAAAATCTTCATAACTAATGGTGGAGTTGCAGATACTTTCATAATCTTTGCTATGACTGATAAGAGTCAAGGTACAAGAGGAATTTCAGCTTTCATAGTTGAAAAGAATTTCCCAGGATTCTCAATTGGCAAGTTAGAAGAAAAAATGGGTATAAGAGCTTCTTCAACAACTGAGTTAATCATGGAAAACTGTGTTGTTCCAAAAGAAAACTTAATCGGAAGAGAAGGAAAAGGATTTGGAATAGCAATGAAAACTTTAGACGGTGGTAGAATAGGTATCGCTGCTCAAGCATTAGGTATAGCAGAAGGAGCTTTAGAAGAAGCTGTTGCTTACATGAAAGAAAGAAAACAATTTGGTAGATCATTATCTGCATTCCAAGGATTACAATGGATGGTAGCAGAAATGGATACTAAAATAGAAGCTGCAAGATTTTTAGTATATAAAGCAGCTTGTTTAAAAGAAGAGGGTAAACCATATTCTATAGATGCTGCAAGAGCTAAATTATTCGCTGCAGATGTAGCTATGGAAGTTACAACTAAGGCAGTTCAATTATTCGGTGGATATGGATATACTAAGGAATACCCAGTAGAAAGAATGATGAGAGATGCTAAGATAACTGAGATTTACGAAGGAACTTCAGAAGTTCAAAAAATGGTTATCGCAGGAAGCATATTAAGATAA
- a CDS encoding electron transfer flavoprotein subunit beta/FixA family protein yields MKIVVCLKQVPDTTAVKIDPKTGTLIRDGVPSIINPEDKHALEAALQLKDNNGAEVTVLSMGPPQAKSALREALCMGADKAILITDRAFAGADTLATSKALAGALKKLEYDIIFAGRQAIDGDTAQVGPEIAEHLNIPQVTYVQGVKVEEDGLLVNRALEDGYELIKVEAPVLLTAIKELNEPRYMNVKNIFETSDDEILVWSADDIDVDKAELGLKGSPTKVKRSMTKEAKGAGEIVKESPKDSVTYVLGKLKEKHYI; encoded by the coding sequence ATGAAAATAGTAGTTTGCTTAAAACAAGTGCCAGATACAACAGCTGTTAAAATAGATCCAAAAACAGGAACTCTTATAAGAGATGGAGTTCCATCAATAATAAACCCAGAGGATAAACATGCTTTAGAAGCTGCATTACAATTAAAAGATAATAATGGAGCAGAAGTAACTGTATTAAGTATGGGACCACCTCAAGCTAAATCAGCTTTAAGAGAAGCTTTATGCATGGGAGCTGATAAAGCAATTCTTATAACTGATAGAGCATTTGCAGGTGCAGATACATTAGCTACTTCAAAGGCTTTAGCTGGAGCATTAAAGAAATTAGAATATGACATAATATTCGCAGGAAGACAAGCTATCGATGGAGATACTGCACAGGTTGGTCCAGAAATAGCTGAACATTTAAATATTCCTCAAGTAACTTATGTTCAAGGCGTTAAAGTTGAAGAAGATGGATTATTAGTAAATAGAGCTTTAGAAGATGGATATGAATTAATAAAAGTTGAGGCTCCAGTACTTTTAACTGCTATAAAAGAGTTAAATGAGCCAAGATACATGAATGTTAAAAATATATTTGAAACATCTGATGATGAAATCTTAGTATGGTCAGCTGATGACATAGATGTAGATAAAGCTGAATTAGGGTTAAAAGGATCTCCAACAAAAGTTAAGAGATCAATGACTAAAGAAGCTAAAGGTGCAGGAGAAATAGTTAAAGAATCACCTAAAGATTCAGTTACTTATGTACTAGGCAAATTAAAAGAAAAACACTACATCTAA
- a CDS encoding electron transfer flavoprotein subunit alpha/FixB family protein, translating to MNKADFNGVWVFAEQREGQLQKVSLELLGEGRKIADKLGSKLTALLIGNKVQNLVEDLSRHGADEVLVVDAPELEHYTTDGYTKAICELANAKKPNIIFIGATFIGRDLGPRVAARLETGLTADCTSLDVDVESGDLLATRPAFGGNLMATIVCPDHRPQMATVRPGVFEKLPLGENDATVENVEIKFNSNDIRTKIVEIIKEHKDIVDISEANVLVAGGRGIGSEENFKMLKELAEVMNGSIAASRAAVEKGWVDKDYQVGQTGKTVRPNIYVACGISGAIQHAAGMQDSDMIIAINKDANAPIMKIADYAIVGDVNKVVPEFIAQLKAMKEEA from the coding sequence ATGAATAAAGCAGATTTCAATGGCGTTTGGGTTTTTGCAGAGCAAAGAGAAGGTCAATTACAAAAAGTTTCATTAGAATTATTAGGTGAAGGTAGAAAAATCGCTGATAAATTAGGATCAAAATTAACAGCGTTATTAATAGGAAATAAAGTTCAAAATTTAGTTGAAGATTTATCAAGACATGGTGCTGATGAAGTACTAGTTGTTGATGCTCCAGAATTAGAACATTACACAACTGATGGATATACAAAAGCTATATGTGAATTAGCTAATGCTAAAAAACCAAATATAATTTTCATAGGAGCAACATTCATAGGAAGAGACTTAGGTCCAAGAGTTGCTGCAAGATTAGAAACTGGTTTAACTGCTGACTGTACATCTTTAGATGTTGATGTTGAAAGTGGGGATTTATTAGCAACAAGACCAGCATTTGGTGGTAACTTAATGGCTACAATAGTATGTCCAGATCATAGACCACAAATGGCTACAGTAAGACCTGGAGTTTTTGAAAAACTTCCACTAGGAGAAAATGATGCAACTGTAGAAAATGTTGAAATAAAATTCAACTCTAATGATATAAGAACAAAAATTGTTGAAATAATTAAAGAACATAAAGATATTGTTGATATATCAGAAGCTAACGTATTAGTTGCAGGTGGTAGAGGTATTGGTTCAGAAGAAAACTTCAAAATGCTTAAGGAATTAGCAGAAGTTATGAATGGATCAATAGCAGCTTCAAGAGCAGCAGTAGAAAAAGGATGGGTAGATAAAGATTACCAAGTTGGACAAACAGGAAAAACTGTTAGACCAAATATATATGTAGCTTGTGGTATATCAGGAGCTATTCAACATGCCGCTGGTATGCAAGATTCAGATATGATAATAGCTATAAATAAAGATGCTAATGCTCCAATAATGAAGATTGCTGATTATGCAATAGTTGGGGATGTAAATAAAGTTGTTCCAGAATTCATAGCTCAATTAAAAGCTATGAAGGAAGAAGCTTAA